From a single Streptomyces sp. NBC_01264 genomic region:
- a CDS encoding response regulator, whose amino-acid sequence MADDQELVRAGFRMILTARGIDVVGVAADGVEAVSEVRRLRPDVVLLDIRMPRLDGLEAARQIIAEAPECRVIMLTTFDLDQYVYAALAAGASGFLLKDVTPEHLANAVRLVDTGDALLSPSITRRLVERCASASAARGGGVPVSHPDLDALTPREREVLTLMGHGLSNAELAQEFTLSEATVKTHVARIFAKLSLRDRAQAVVLAYETGLVTPGTG is encoded by the coding sequence ATCGCCGACGACCAGGAACTCGTCCGCGCCGGATTCCGCATGATCCTCACCGCCCGGGGGATCGACGTGGTGGGGGTGGCGGCCGACGGGGTGGAGGCCGTCTCGGAGGTGCGCCGGCTGCGCCCCGACGTGGTCCTGCTCGACATACGCATGCCCCGTCTGGACGGACTGGAGGCCGCACGGCAGATCATCGCAGAGGCTCCGGAATGCCGGGTGATCATGCTGACCACCTTCGACCTCGACCAGTACGTCTACGCCGCCCTCGCCGCCGGAGCCAGCGGGTTCCTGCTCAAGGACGTCACTCCCGAGCACCTCGCCAACGCCGTCCGGCTCGTCGACACCGGCGACGCGCTGCTCTCCCCGTCGATCACCCGCCGACTGGTGGAGCGCTGCGCCTCGGCATCGGCCGCCCGAGGTGGCGGGGTTCCGGTGTCCCACCCCGACCTGGACGCCCTCACCCCGCGGGAGCGGGAGGTGCTGACCCTCATGGGCCACGGCCTCTCCAACGCCGAACTGGCCCAGGAGTTCACGCTCAGCGAGGCCACCGTGAAGACCCATGTGGCCCGGATCTTCGCGAAGCTGAGCCTGCGCGACCGGGCCCAGGCGGTCGTGCTCGCCTACGAGACGGGCCTGGTCACCCCGGGGACGGGGTAG
- a CDS encoding sensor histidine kinase has translation MTTGCVVAAVVAAVGAVSAGSGLTAALLRARAAHRAAIEERGWLLERERETAARTAVDAERARIAAELHDIVSHNVSLMIVQAGAAREVLATMPVEAAAAMAAVEKAGRTTMTELRHLLGLLAPAQDGKDEPYGGGVGERRDPAAELAPQPSLSRLSPLIDRIAFAGLPVEVRISGEPRPLPAGIDVTAYRIIQEALTNALKHGDGVKAEVTVRYADQALRVEVLNSGPSVLSGDRIPGATGTPAPGASSAARPKADGAGHGLIGLRERVAVYGGDFDARRRLGGGYRVRARLPLERP, from the coding sequence GTGACGACGGGATGCGTGGTCGCCGCCGTGGTGGCCGCGGTGGGCGCGGTGTCGGCCGGGTCCGGGCTGACCGCGGCGCTCCTGCGGGCCCGCGCGGCGCACCGGGCGGCGATCGAGGAGCGCGGCTGGCTGCTGGAGCGGGAGCGGGAGACCGCGGCCCGCACCGCGGTGGACGCGGAGCGGGCCCGGATAGCGGCGGAGCTGCACGACATAGTCAGCCACAACGTCAGCCTGATGATCGTCCAAGCCGGGGCCGCTCGCGAGGTGTTGGCGACCATGCCGGTGGAGGCGGCGGCCGCGATGGCCGCCGTGGAGAAGGCCGGGCGCACGACCATGACCGAACTGCGGCACCTGCTGGGGCTGCTCGCGCCCGCGCAGGACGGCAAGGACGAGCCGTACGGGGGCGGAGTCGGTGAAAGACGGGATCCGGCGGCGGAGTTGGCGCCGCAGCCCAGCCTGAGCCGGCTGAGTCCGCTCATCGACCGGATAGCCTTCGCCGGGCTGCCGGTGGAGGTCCGGATATCCGGAGAACCCCGGCCGCTGCCGGCCGGGATCGACGTCACCGCCTACCGGATCATCCAGGAGGCGCTGACCAACGCACTCAAACACGGGGACGGGGTGAAAGCCGAGGTGACGGTGAGATACGCGGATCAGGCGCTGAGGGTCGAGGTGCTCAACAGCGGACCGAGCGTGCTGTCCGGGGACCGGATACCCGGGGCCACGGGGACGCCCGCCCCGGGAGCCTCCTCCGCGGCGCGCCCGAAGGCGGACGGCGCCGGGCACGGGCTGATCGGGCTGCGCGAGCGGGTCGCCGTGTACGGAGGGGACTTCGACGCGCGCCGCCGCCTCGGCGGCGGCTACCGGGTCCGCGCCCGCCTCCCGTTGGAGCGGCCGTGA
- a CDS encoding ABC transporter ATP-binding protein, with the protein MTPHHDSAGSADSAPRVVVRLDRVSKEYGDTLALDALSLEIRRGEAVAVMGPSGCGKSTLLNMVAGLDRPTAGTISVNGQDLGGLTETGLALYRRRDVGMVFQFFNLIDDLPALDNVALAAQLTGTSARQARRRALELLDELGVADRRNNYPTTLSGGERQRVGVARALMNRPALLLADEPTGALDSRSGEQVMDLLIDLNQIGQTLLIVTHDPHLATRCAGRLVEMADGRVARERALDGETVDGGNLERSA; encoded by the coding sequence ATGACACCTCATCACGACAGCGCCGGCAGCGCCGACAGCGCCCCCCGGGTCGTCGTCCGCCTGGACCGCGTATCCAAGGAGTACGGCGACACCCTGGCGCTCGACGCCCTGTCCCTGGAGATCCGCCGGGGCGAAGCCGTCGCCGTGATGGGCCCCTCCGGCTGCGGAAAGTCCACGCTGCTCAACATGGTGGCCGGCCTGGACCGGCCCACCGCCGGAACCATCAGCGTGAACGGCCAGGACCTCGGCGGCCTGACGGAGACCGGCCTCGCCCTCTACCGCCGCCGCGACGTCGGCATGGTCTTCCAGTTCTTCAACCTCATCGACGACCTGCCGGCGCTCGACAACGTGGCGCTCGCCGCCCAGCTCACCGGTACCTCCGCCCGCCAGGCCCGGCGCCGCGCCCTGGAACTCCTCGACGAGCTCGGGGTCGCCGACCGCCGCAACAACTACCCCACGACGCTCAGCGGCGGCGAACGCCAACGCGTGGGCGTGGCCCGAGCATTGATGAACCGACCGGCGCTGCTCCTGGCCGACGAGCCGACCGGCGCCCTGGACAGCCGTTCCGGCGAGCAGGTGATGGACCTCCTGATCGACCTCAACCAGATAGGCCAGACCCTGCTGATCGTCACCCACGACCCGCACCTGGCGACCCGCTGCGCGGGCCGCCTCGTCGAGATGGCCGACGGCCGCGTCGCCCGCGAACGCGCCCTGGACGGCGAGACCGTGGATGGCGGAAACCTGGAGCGTTCCGCGTGA